Sequence from the Nitrospirota bacterium genome:
ATGCCGGAGCCCCGCTACGTCATCTCGATGGGGTCCTGTGCCACGTCGGGCAACCATTACAACAGCTACAGCGTCGTGCAGGGGGTGGATCAGATCGTCCCCGTGGACGTCTACATTCCCGGCTGCCCGCCGAGGCCCGAGGCGCTGCTGGATGGGTTGCTCAAGCTGCAGGAAAAAATTCAACGGGAAAAGGTCTTTGTGAAGTAACGGTCGTAAAGTCCGAAAGTCTTTCAAGTCCCTTAACTTGATGACTTTATAGACTTGATGACTTTATGACGAATGGCACCATGCATCCACTGCTCGACACGATAAAGAGCCGGTTCCCCGAGGCGGTCCTGGCCGTCCAGGAGGACAAGCAGCGGGGGGACCTCTCCGTCCGCGTGGCCGCCCCGCGCCTGCTGGAGGTCGCCCGGTTTCTGCACGACGACCCGGTCGCGGCCTTCGACCACATTACCGACATCTGCTCGGCCGACTATCCGGACGATCCGGAGCGGTTCGAGGTCATCTACCATTTTCTGTCGCTGCCGCACGGGATCCGGATTCGCGTCAAGACCCGCGTGACCGAAGAGCATCCGGTCGTCCCGTCGGTCACGAGCGTCTGGAAGGGCGCCGACTTCATGGAGCGGGAGGTCTACGACCTCATGGGCATCACGTTCAGCGGCCATCCGGACTTGCGCCGCATCCTGATGCCGGAGGACTACGACGAAGGGCATCCGCTGCGGAAGGACTTCCCCGCCGAGGGCCGGGGTTGGCGCAGCCGGTTCGACTTCCTGCCCCGTCTCGACGAAGCGCCGGTGGCGGAAACCGGGGGAGACATCCCTGAAGCGGAGAAGCGTGCCTTCCGGACCGAGCCGGGCCACTCGTCGGCCCGTCGGACCGAAGAACTCCTCCTGAACATGGGACCGCAGCACCCGGCGACCCACGGCGTGCTGCGGGTCGTGCTGGAACTGGACGGGGAGCGCATCACCAAGGCGACGGCCGACCTGGGCTACCTGCACCGCGGCGTGGAGAAGCTGGCCGAGGGGCTGGCCTATATGCAGATCATCCCCCACACGGACCGGCTGGACTACGTCTGCTCGATGACCAACAACTACGCCTACGTACGGACCGTGGAAAAGCTGCTGGGGCTCAAGATTCCCGAGCGCGCCGAGTACATCCGGACCATCGTGGCCGAAATGCAGCGGATCATCGGGCACCTCTTCTGGCTCGGCACCCAGGCCCTGGACATCGGGGCGATGACGGTGTTCTTCTGGACCTTCCGCGAGCGGGAAGTGCTGTTGGACATGTTCGAAAAGCTCTGCGGCGCCAGGCTGACGCTGAACTATTTCCGCATCGGCGGGGTGGACAGCGACTTTACGCCGGACCTCGTGGAACGGCTGCGCGCCTTCCTGAAGGATTTCCCCGCGCACATCGCGGAGTACGAGACCCTGCTCCAGACGAACCGGATTTGGGTGGGCCGCACGAAGGACGTGGCGGTCATTTCCGCCGAAGACGCGATCAACTTCGGGCTCACCGGCCCGGTGCTCCGCGCGTCGGGCGTGGCCTACGACGTGCGGAAGCTGGAGCCTTACGGAGCCTACGACAAGGTCGAGTGGGAAGTGCCGATCGGCAAAAACGGCGACACCTACGACCGGTACTGGGTGCGGATGGAAGAGCTGCGCCAGAGCTCCCGCATCATCGCCCAATGTCTGGATCTGCTGCCGGAGGGGCCGATCGTGGCCGACGCGCCCAAGATCATCCCCCCGCCCAAGGCCCACGTGATGCGGGACATGGAAAGTTTGATCCACCATTTCATCATCTTCACCCAGGGCTTCAAGCCGCCCAAGGGGGAAACCTATTGCGCGACCGAGGCGCCGAAGGGCGAGTTGGGCTTCTTCATCATCAGCGACGGAAGCCCGAGGCCCTAC
This genomic interval carries:
- the nuoD gene encoding NADH dehydrogenase (quinone) subunit D yields the protein MHPLLDTIKSRFPEAVLAVQEDKQRGDLSVRVAAPRLLEVARFLHDDPVAAFDHITDICSADYPDDPERFEVIYHFLSLPHGIRIRVKTRVTEEHPVVPSVTSVWKGADFMEREVYDLMGITFSGHPDLRRILMPEDYDEGHPLRKDFPAEGRGWRSRFDFLPRLDEAPVAETGGDIPEAEKRAFRTEPGHSSARRTEELLLNMGPQHPATHGVLRVVLELDGERITKATADLGYLHRGVEKLAEGLAYMQIIPHTDRLDYVCSMTNNYAYVRTVEKLLGLKIPERAEYIRTIVAEMQRIIGHLFWLGTQALDIGAMTVFFWTFREREVLLDMFEKLCGARLTLNYFRIGGVDSDFTPDLVERLRAFLKDFPAHIAEYETLLQTNRIWVGRTKDVAVISAEDAINFGLTGPVLRASGVAYDVRKLEPYGAYDKVEWEVPIGKNGDTYDRYWVRMEELRQSSRIIAQCLDLLPEGPIVADAPKIIPPPKAHVMRDMESLIHHFIIFTQGFKPPKGETYCATEAPKGELGFFIISDGSPRPYRMKIRAPSFVHMGAFDHMARGYLISDIITIFGTYDIVMGECDR